A single window of Anopheles moucheti chromosome 2, idAnoMoucSN_F20_07, whole genome shotgun sequence DNA harbors:
- the LOC128310132 gene encoding homeobox protein prospero isoform X4, whose protein sequence is MMSSEEDSDSFGLYVDKLLKNNPTNTVTINSSNGSNSNSSSNGSNSNGKRSRQRVDAGEPRNSYSSIPSFSSRPSFMSSGLYGAIFSQAQQQHFSGLFGPGGYGPAAASKMLNELLGRQVKQAQDATDPDTISMLSAIEAAAASISSSVAGSINNGVSSGDCGLTVADSGVNGASGGGGGGGVGVAVPNSAKLGFESVTNLNNNNTNTNNNNTSASNHTGGNNNPNSNHSGTGDSATKCAKNGKSNSATVSVSDVTMGSNRRSSSSSSTSSNSSSSSSSTSSSSSNSSNSSSNALANTNGENNGGGNGGGDSGSATSAPKSGSRNVATTGNNNNNNNSAVDGSCSNGLGGVIDLDGDSTTPPATSELAHHMLRNILQGKKDLMALDHELRATIQGNQSGGRISPDNNNVIGSKNNNHNSNHAIFDVSKISENSLGAIVNGCDLGDAGEVVTVKGASGTGASSASKHRAANGNNQNAKATHGASDSTKCDDLLGTSADVCRLANGGSSGGVETINPKQEKSDVIDELVASLPDEVDETVPSPASSTGGASPGGLITKQEMMDLDDCCLDDKDRDERTPTPGSGIVASRAEPEALNMKRARVENIVSSMRASPAILSQPQVNGCKKRKLYHPQQHDNSAAERYAAAAAAGLNLGLTLQNFMLSSSAAAAAAAAAANSTSTPVTDPTTTDDDDDLVETVTTPHIHQKRVEKDVLKSQLRSMQEQLAEMQQKYVQLCSRMEQQSDTTQEVVDDSSSSDIMEDDVSAPDLSPEKPHLSASTSVKDVAGAKGQSNTAAAAAAAAAAADASSMLQMMSKMMSAKLHNALPSTHPLQTGGFNGTHPFLQHMQQAAAAAAAMPHDAIGQQQTPQHSQQMSNAAAMYQKLFLEQEARLVKAEQVERNLQASNQQLLQHQQQQQQQQQQSLQQQQIMPPSQQQQQQQQQHAALLPDRNSGSGVSQVIQSQVTMPHQQQPQAQNQTSQALLQSPVQHPQTQHQQHSPPHPQPAQQPCGLVQSMPPNAPLPPHSVAQQQQQQQHPPVQSQQLSPTHVPMQTVPQTANHVASSAMGGHIPAMPKGSSIPSDLTNRLNMMRSSAASVGPMSGTDLEGLADVLKTEITASLSNLVDSIVTRFVHQRRFLGKQSEAAAAAAEQLNKDLLMASQLLDRKSPRTKISQPDRSGSIGNASQSGNAPMLSTPNLNNAPLPMGPSVVGPVPVVGMSAPTGNGNCGQQQQQCAGPRLNGSSFPAMPPLPAMHVPAAGSTHDPKGGQQQQQQLAAAAASMNTIGMPPHVRPSPSTAMFQTSKTPQNINPVAAAALYNSMNQALGTASQVNPFCLPPPEPREHNPEQNEALSLVVTPKKKRHKVTDTRITPRTQQQQQQPSSQQQSQSQQQLPLGGANSCHGSGLGSNNNSSNNNNNNNSCSKNNNNLSGQQQQQQQQQQSQSQVASQQSIPAQQQQTQPSPFSSQSGGPTGQPTGPTTPTDCKSPRSSFHGAASSMLPVSLPTSVAIPNPSLHESQVFSPYSPFFNPHGPHGGPHGPQPSQFHHMKVSSSPPGINGMLDPRDSPPLPHPPTMLHPALLAAHHGNSPDYGHIRASMDVNDRNSDCTSADMSFNGMEPTISFSKLQLFDPFVAANQSLTPVNSSTLTPMHLRKAKLMFFWVRYPSSAVLKMYFPDIKFNKNNTAQLVKWFSNFREFYYIQMEKYARQAVSEGMKNADDIHVSNDSEIYRVLNLHYNRNNHIEVPQNFRYVVEQTLREFFRAIQGGKDTEQSWKKSIYKIISRMDDPVPEYFKSPNFLEQLE, encoded by the exons ATGATGTCATCGGAGGAAGACTCTGATTCTTTCGGTTTGTACGTCGATAAGTTGCTAAAGAACAACCCTACCAACACAGTGACGATCAACAGCAGtaacggcagcaacagcaacagcagcagcaacgggagcaacagcaacggcaaGCGAAGCAGACAGCGCGTAGACGCGGGCGAGCCAAGAAACAGCTACTCCTCGATACCCAGCTTCAGTTCGCGGCCGTCCTTCATGAGCAGCGGTCTATACGGGGCTATTTTTAGCCAggcgcagcagcaacatttcAGCGGACTTTTCGGTCCCGGCGGTTACGGACCGGCGGCCGCCAGCAAGATGCTTAACGAACTGCTCGGCAGACAAGTGAAGCAGGCCCAGGACGCGACCGATCCGGACACGATTAGCATGCTATCGGCGATCGAGGCTGCCGCGGCCAGTATCAGCAGCAGTGTGGCCGGCAGCATCAACAACGGCGTAAGCAGCGGCGACTGTGGACTTACTGTGGCAGACAGTGGTGTGAACGGTgccagtggtggtggtggtggtggtggtgttggtgttgcggTGCCAAACTCCGCCAAGCTCGGGTTCGAAAGTGTGACGAAtctgaacaacaacaataccAACACGAACAATAACAATACGAGCGCCAGTAATCATACCGGCGGCAACAACAATCCGAACAGCAACCACAGCGGCACCGGTGACAGTGCGACGAAGTGTGCCAAGAACGGCAAGAGTAACAGTGCGACGGTGTCGGTGTCGGATGTGACGATGGGCTCGAACCggcgcagcagcagctcgaGCAGTACGAGCAGCaacagtagtagcagcagcagcagcactagcagcagcagcagcaacagtagcaacagcagcagcaatgcgCTAGCGAATACCAACGGTGAGAACAATGGTGGCGGCAACGGTGGCGGCGACAGTGGCAGTGCTACGAGTGCGCCCAAGTCGGGCAGTCGGAACGTGGCCACCaccggcaacaacaacaacaacaacaacagtgcaGTGGACGGTTCGTGCAGTAACGGCCTCGGTGGTGTTATAGACCTTGACGGTGACTCTACAACACCACCAGCCACGAGCGAGCTGGCGCaccacatgttgcgcaacatcttgCAGGGCAAGAAGGACCTGATGGCTCTCGATCACGAGCTGCGCGCGACGATCCAGGGCAACCAGAGCGGTGGCCGGATATCGCCGGACAACAACAATGTGATCGGTAGCaagaacaacaaccacaacagcaACCACGCGATCTTCGACGTGAGCAAAATCAGTGAGAACAGCCTCGGCGCGATCGTGAACGGGTGCGACCTGGGCGACGCGGGTGAGGTGGTGACGGTGAAGGGTGCCAGTGGTACGGGTGCTTCGTCCGCTTCGAAGCACCGGGCGGCAAACGGCAATAATCAAAATGCGAAAGCGACCCACGGCGCTAGTGATAGTACGAAATGTGATGATCTGCTGGGCACGTCCGCGGACGTTTGCCGTTTAGCGAATGGTGGAAGTTCCGGCGGGGTGGAAACGATCAATCCCAAGCAGGAGAAGAGCGATGTGATCGACGAGCTGGTGGCGTCGCTGCCGGACGAGGTGGACGAAACCGTACCATCGCCGGCGTCCTCCACCGGTGGCGCCAGTCCCGGCGGTCTCATCACGAAGCAGGAGATGATGGACCTGGACGACTGCTGTCTCGATGACAAGGATCGGGACGAGCGGACGCCAACGCCGGGCAGTGGCATTGTGGCGAGCCGGGCCGAACCGGAAGCGCTCAACATGAAGCGTGCCCGGGTGGAAAACATTGTGTCGTCGATGCGCGCCAGCCCTGCGATTCTGTCCCAGCCGCAGGTGAATGGGTGCAAAAAGCGCAAGCTGTACCATCCGCAGCAGCACGACAATAGTGCGGCCGAGCGATACGCGGCTGCGGCAGCGGCCGGTCTCAATCTCGGGCTGACGCTGCAGAACTTCATGCTGAGCAGCAGTGCGGCGGCCgcggcagcggcagcagccgccAACAGTACCTCCACGCCCGTTACCGATCCGACCACGaccgacgatgatgacgatctGGTGGAGACGGTAACGACGCCCCACATCCATCAGAAGCGGGTGGAAAAGGACGTACTTAAGTCGCAGCTCCGCTCGATGCAGGAGCAGCTGGCCGAGATGCAGCAGAAGTATGTGCAATTGTGCTCGCGCATGGAGCAACAGTCGGATACCACGCAGGAGGTGGTAGACGACAGCTCCTCCAGCGACATCATGGAGGATGACGTGAGTGCGCCGGACCTATCGCCGGAAAAGCCGCACCTGTCGGCGTCGACCTCGGTCAAGGATGTGGCCGGAGCGAAGGGTCAGTCGAATACGGCAGCCGCGGCTGCCGCAGCGGCAGCGGCCGCCGATGCTTCCAGCATGCTGCAGATGATGAGCAAGATGATGTCGGCCAAGCTGCACAACGCTCTGCCCTCGACGCACCCCCTGCAGACGGGCGGCTTCAATGGGACGCATCCGTTTCTGCAGCACATGCAACAGGCGGCAGCGGCCGCGGCAGCGATGCCGCACGACGCGATCGGTCAGCAGCAAACGCCGCAGCACAGTCAGCAGATGAGCAATGCGGCCGCCATGTACCAGAAGCTGTTCCTCGAGCAGGAAGCGCGGCTAGTGAAGGCGGAACAGGTGGAACGGAATCTGCAGGCTTCCAACCAGCAGTTgctccagcaccagcagcagcagcagcagcaacagcagcaatcgcttcaacagcagcagattaTGCCGCcatcgcagcagcagcagcagcagcaacagcaacacgcGGCACTTTTGCCGGACCGGAATTCCGGCAGCGGCGTATCGCAGGTAATACAATCGCAGGTAACTATgccgcaccagcagcaacctcAAGCACAAAATCAAACTTCCCAGGCACTGCTACAATCGCCTGTTCAACATCCACAGacccagcaccagcagcattcGCCGCCCCATCCACAGCCCGCACAGCAACCCTGTGGATTGGTGCAGTCCATGCCGCCGAATGCACCGCTTCCGCCGCACTCTGTcgctcagcagcagcagcagcagcaacatccaCCAGTGCAATCGCAACAACTGTCGCCAACACACGTCCCCATGCAAACAGTGCCGCAGACGGCCAACCATGTGGCATCGAGCGCGATGGGTGGCCACATCCCTGCCATGCCGAAGGGATCATCCATACCGTCCGATCTGACGAACCGGCTGAACATGATGCGGTCGAGCGCCGCCTCGGTCGGTCCCATGTCCGGCACCGATCTCGAAGGGCTGGCGGACGTGCTGAAGACGGAGATCACGGCCTCGCTGTCGAATCTGGTCGATTCGATCGTgacgcggttcgtgcatcagCGACGGTTTCTGGGCAAGCAGTCGGAGGCGGCGGCCGCAGCGGCCGAGCAGCTAAACAAGGATCTGCTGATGGCCTCGCAGCTGCTGGACCGCAAGTCACCGCGCACCAAGATCAGCCAGCCGGACCGCAGCGGCAGCATCGGTAACGCCAGTCAATCAGGTAACGCACCTATGCTAAGTACACCTAATCTTAACAACGCACCCCTGCCGATGGGCCCGAGCGTGGTGGGTCCGGTACCGGTGGTGGGTATGTCCGCGCCCACCGGCAACGGCAACTgcggccagcagcagcagcagtgtgcCGGACCACGGCTGAACGGGAGTTCCTTTCCCGCGATGCCGCCACTGCCCGCCATGCACGTACCGGCGGCGGGATCGACGCACGACCCGAAGGGTggccagcaacagcagcaacagctcgCCGCTGCCGCGGCCAGTATGAACACGATCGGTATGCCTCCTCATGTACGTCCTTCTCCTTCTACAGCTATGTTCCAAACATCGAAAACGCCACAGAACATCAATCCGGTCGCGGCGGCCGCGCTCTACAACTCGATGAACCAGGCCCTCGGGACGGCCAGCCAGGTGAACCCGTTCTGTCTGCCACCGCCGGAACCCCGCGAGCACAATCCCGAGCAGAACGAGGCGCTCAGCCTTGTGGTGACGCCGAAAAAGAAGCGACATAAGGTGACCGACACGCGCATTACACCACGAACA cagcagcagcagcagcagccgtcATCGCAGCAGCAatcgcagtcgcagcagcagcttccGCTGGGTGGAGCAAATAGCTGTCACGGGAGCGGTCTggggagcaacaacaacagcagcaacaacaacaacaacaacaacagctgcagcaaaaacaataacaacctGAGcgggcaacagcagcagcaacagcagcagcagcagtcccAATCGCAGGTTGCCTCGCAGCAATCGATCCcggcccagcagcagcaaacgcagCCTTCCCCGTTCAGCAGCCAGTCGGGCGGTCCGACCGGACAACCGACCGGTCCGACAACACCCACGGACTGCAAGTCGCCGAGGTCGTCCTTCCACGGGGCCGCCTCGTCGATGCTGCCCGTCTCACTGCCTACCTCGGTTGCGATTCCGAACCCATCGCTGCACGAGTCGCAAGTCTTTTCGCCCTACAGCCCCTTCTTCAATCCGCACGGTCCGCACGGTGGGCCGCACGGTCCACAGCCGTCGCAGTTCCACCACATGAAGGTGTCGTCGAGCCCGCCCGGCATCAACGGCATGCTGGACCCGCGCGATTCCCCGCCACTACCCCACCCGCCGACGATGCTGCATCCGGCCCTGCTGGCGGCCCATCACGGCAACTCACCGGACTACGGACATATCAGAGCGTCGATGGATGTCAACGATCGCAACTCCGACTGCACCTCCGCCGATATGTCCTTCAACGGAATGGAACCTACTATATCCTTTTCAAAGCTACAACTTTTTGATCCTTTTGTTGCAGC TAACCAATCCTTAACTCCGGTGAACTCGTCAACCCTGACGCCGATGCACCTGCGCAAGGCGAAGCTGATGTTCTTCTGGGTACGGTACCCAAGTTCAGCCGTGCTGAAGATGTACTTCCCGGACATCAAGTTCAACAAGAATAACACCGCCCAACTGGTCAAGTGGTTCTCCAATTTCAG
- the LOC128310132 gene encoding homeobox protein prospero isoform X1: MMSSEEDSDSFGLYVDKLLKNNPTNTVTINSSNGSNSNSSSNGSNSNGKRSRQRVDAGEPRNSYSSIPSFSSRPSFMSSGLYGAIFSQAQQQHFSGLFGPGGYGPAAASKMLNELLGRQVKQAQDATDPDTISMLSAIEAAAASISSSVAGSINNGVSSGDCGLTVADSGVNGASGGGGGGGVGVAVPNSAKLGFESVTNLNNNNTNTNNNNTSASNHTGGNNNPNSNHSGTGDSATKCAKNGKSNSATVSVSDVTMGSNRRSSSSSSTSSNSSSSSSSTSSSSSNSSNSSSNALANTNGENNGGGNGGGDSGSATSAPKSGSRNVATTGNNNNNNNSAVDGSCSNGLGGVIDLDGDSTTPPATSELAHHMLRNILQGKKDLMALDHELRATIQGNQSGGRISPDNNNVIGSKNNNHNSNHAIFDVSKISENSLGAIVNGCDLGDAGEVVTVKGASGTGASSASKHRAANGNNQNAKATHGASDSTKCDDLLGTSADVCRLANGGSSGGVETINPKQEKSDVIDELVASLPDEVDETVPSPASSTGGASPGGLITKQEMMDLDDCCLDDKDRDERTPTPGSGIVASRAEPEALNMKRARVENIVSSMRASPAILSQPQVNGCKKRKLYHPQQHDNSAAERYAAAAAAGLNLGLTLQNFMLSSSAAAAAAAAAANSTSTPVTDPTTTDDDDDLVETVTTPHIHQKRVEKDVLKSQLRSMQEQLAEMQQKYVQLCSRMEQQSDTTQEVVDDSSSSDIMEDDVSAPDLSPEKPHLSASTSVKDVAGAKGQSNTAAAAAAAAAAADASSMLQMMSKMMSAKLHNALPSTHPLQTGGFNGTHPFLQHMQQAAAAAAAMPHDAIGQQQTPQHSQQMSNAAAMYQKLFLEQEARLVKAEQVERNLQASNQQLLQHQQQQQQQQQQSLQQQQIMPPSQQQQQQQQQHAALLPDRNSGSGVSQVIQSQVTMPHQQQPQAQNQTSQALLQSPVQHPQTQHQQHSPPHPQPAQQPCGLVQSMPPNAPLPPHSVAQQQQQQQHPPVQSQQLSPTHVPMQTVPQTANHVASSAMGGHIPAMPKGSSIPSDLTNRLNMMRSSAASVGPMSGTDLEGLADVLKTEITASLSNLVDSIVTRFVHQRRFLGKQSEAAAAAAEQLNKDLLMASQLLDRKSPRTKISQPDRSGSIGNASQSGNAPMLSTPNLNNAPLPMGPSVVGPVPVVGMSAPTGNGNCGQQQQQCAGPRLNGSSFPAMPPLPAMHVPAAGSTHDPKGGQQQQQQLAAAAASMNTIGMPPHVRPSPSTAMFQTSKTPQNINPVAAAALYNSMNQALGTASQVNPFCLPPPEPREHNPEQNEALSLVVTPKKKRHKVTDTRITPRTVSRILAQDGIIPSSNQVQVDSQQQSQQQQQQQQQPSSQQQSQSQQQLPLGGANSCHGSGLGSNNNSSNNNNNNNSCSKNNNNLSGQQQQQQQQQQSQSQVASQQSIPAQQQQTQPSPFSSQSGGPTGQPTGPTTPTDCKSPRSSFHGAASSMLPVSLPTSVAIPNPSLHESQVFSPYSPFFNPHGPHGGPHGPQPSQFHHMKVSSSPPGINGMLDPRDSPPLPHPPTMLHPALLAAHHGNSPDYGHIRASMDVNDRNSDCTSADMSFNGMEPTISFSKLQLFDPFVAANQSLTPVNSSTLTPMHLRKAKLMFFWVRYPSSAVLKMYFPDIKFNKNNTAQLVKWFSNFREFYYIQMEKYARQAVSEGMKNADDIHVSNDSEIYRVLNLHYNRNNHIEVPQNFRYVVEQTLREFFRAIQGGKDTEQSWKKSIYKIISRMDDPVPEYFKSPNFLEQLE; encoded by the exons ATGATGTCATCGGAGGAAGACTCTGATTCTTTCGGTTTGTACGTCGATAAGTTGCTAAAGAACAACCCTACCAACACAGTGACGATCAACAGCAGtaacggcagcaacagcaacagcagcagcaacgggagcaacagcaacggcaaGCGAAGCAGACAGCGCGTAGACGCGGGCGAGCCAAGAAACAGCTACTCCTCGATACCCAGCTTCAGTTCGCGGCCGTCCTTCATGAGCAGCGGTCTATACGGGGCTATTTTTAGCCAggcgcagcagcaacatttcAGCGGACTTTTCGGTCCCGGCGGTTACGGACCGGCGGCCGCCAGCAAGATGCTTAACGAACTGCTCGGCAGACAAGTGAAGCAGGCCCAGGACGCGACCGATCCGGACACGATTAGCATGCTATCGGCGATCGAGGCTGCCGCGGCCAGTATCAGCAGCAGTGTGGCCGGCAGCATCAACAACGGCGTAAGCAGCGGCGACTGTGGACTTACTGTGGCAGACAGTGGTGTGAACGGTgccagtggtggtggtggtggtggtggtgttggtgttgcggTGCCAAACTCCGCCAAGCTCGGGTTCGAAAGTGTGACGAAtctgaacaacaacaataccAACACGAACAATAACAATACGAGCGCCAGTAATCATACCGGCGGCAACAACAATCCGAACAGCAACCACAGCGGCACCGGTGACAGTGCGACGAAGTGTGCCAAGAACGGCAAGAGTAACAGTGCGACGGTGTCGGTGTCGGATGTGACGATGGGCTCGAACCggcgcagcagcagctcgaGCAGTACGAGCAGCaacagtagtagcagcagcagcagcactagcagcagcagcagcaacagtagcaacagcagcagcaatgcgCTAGCGAATACCAACGGTGAGAACAATGGTGGCGGCAACGGTGGCGGCGACAGTGGCAGTGCTACGAGTGCGCCCAAGTCGGGCAGTCGGAACGTGGCCACCaccggcaacaacaacaacaacaacaacagtgcaGTGGACGGTTCGTGCAGTAACGGCCTCGGTGGTGTTATAGACCTTGACGGTGACTCTACAACACCACCAGCCACGAGCGAGCTGGCGCaccacatgttgcgcaacatcttgCAGGGCAAGAAGGACCTGATGGCTCTCGATCACGAGCTGCGCGCGACGATCCAGGGCAACCAGAGCGGTGGCCGGATATCGCCGGACAACAACAATGTGATCGGTAGCaagaacaacaaccacaacagcaACCACGCGATCTTCGACGTGAGCAAAATCAGTGAGAACAGCCTCGGCGCGATCGTGAACGGGTGCGACCTGGGCGACGCGGGTGAGGTGGTGACGGTGAAGGGTGCCAGTGGTACGGGTGCTTCGTCCGCTTCGAAGCACCGGGCGGCAAACGGCAATAATCAAAATGCGAAAGCGACCCACGGCGCTAGTGATAGTACGAAATGTGATGATCTGCTGGGCACGTCCGCGGACGTTTGCCGTTTAGCGAATGGTGGAAGTTCCGGCGGGGTGGAAACGATCAATCCCAAGCAGGAGAAGAGCGATGTGATCGACGAGCTGGTGGCGTCGCTGCCGGACGAGGTGGACGAAACCGTACCATCGCCGGCGTCCTCCACCGGTGGCGCCAGTCCCGGCGGTCTCATCACGAAGCAGGAGATGATGGACCTGGACGACTGCTGTCTCGATGACAAGGATCGGGACGAGCGGACGCCAACGCCGGGCAGTGGCATTGTGGCGAGCCGGGCCGAACCGGAAGCGCTCAACATGAAGCGTGCCCGGGTGGAAAACATTGTGTCGTCGATGCGCGCCAGCCCTGCGATTCTGTCCCAGCCGCAGGTGAATGGGTGCAAAAAGCGCAAGCTGTACCATCCGCAGCAGCACGACAATAGTGCGGCCGAGCGATACGCGGCTGCGGCAGCGGCCGGTCTCAATCTCGGGCTGACGCTGCAGAACTTCATGCTGAGCAGCAGTGCGGCGGCCgcggcagcggcagcagccgccAACAGTACCTCCACGCCCGTTACCGATCCGACCACGaccgacgatgatgacgatctGGTGGAGACGGTAACGACGCCCCACATCCATCAGAAGCGGGTGGAAAAGGACGTACTTAAGTCGCAGCTCCGCTCGATGCAGGAGCAGCTGGCCGAGATGCAGCAGAAGTATGTGCAATTGTGCTCGCGCATGGAGCAACAGTCGGATACCACGCAGGAGGTGGTAGACGACAGCTCCTCCAGCGACATCATGGAGGATGACGTGAGTGCGCCGGACCTATCGCCGGAAAAGCCGCACCTGTCGGCGTCGACCTCGGTCAAGGATGTGGCCGGAGCGAAGGGTCAGTCGAATACGGCAGCCGCGGCTGCCGCAGCGGCAGCGGCCGCCGATGCTTCCAGCATGCTGCAGATGATGAGCAAGATGATGTCGGCCAAGCTGCACAACGCTCTGCCCTCGACGCACCCCCTGCAGACGGGCGGCTTCAATGGGACGCATCCGTTTCTGCAGCACATGCAACAGGCGGCAGCGGCCGCGGCAGCGATGCCGCACGACGCGATCGGTCAGCAGCAAACGCCGCAGCACAGTCAGCAGATGAGCAATGCGGCCGCCATGTACCAGAAGCTGTTCCTCGAGCAGGAAGCGCGGCTAGTGAAGGCGGAACAGGTGGAACGGAATCTGCAGGCTTCCAACCAGCAGTTgctccagcaccagcagcagcagcagcagcaacagcagcaatcgcttcaacagcagcagattaTGCCGCcatcgcagcagcagcagcagcagcaacagcaacacgcGGCACTTTTGCCGGACCGGAATTCCGGCAGCGGCGTATCGCAGGTAATACAATCGCAGGTAACTATgccgcaccagcagcaacctcAAGCACAAAATCAAACTTCCCAGGCACTGCTACAATCGCCTGTTCAACATCCACAGacccagcaccagcagcattcGCCGCCCCATCCACAGCCCGCACAGCAACCCTGTGGATTGGTGCAGTCCATGCCGCCGAATGCACCGCTTCCGCCGCACTCTGTcgctcagcagcagcagcagcagcaacatccaCCAGTGCAATCGCAACAACTGTCGCCAACACACGTCCCCATGCAAACAGTGCCGCAGACGGCCAACCATGTGGCATCGAGCGCGATGGGTGGCCACATCCCTGCCATGCCGAAGGGATCATCCATACCGTCCGATCTGACGAACCGGCTGAACATGATGCGGTCGAGCGCCGCCTCGGTCGGTCCCATGTCCGGCACCGATCTCGAAGGGCTGGCGGACGTGCTGAAGACGGAGATCACGGCCTCGCTGTCGAATCTGGTCGATTCGATCGTgacgcggttcgtgcatcagCGACGGTTTCTGGGCAAGCAGTCGGAGGCGGCGGCCGCAGCGGCCGAGCAGCTAAACAAGGATCTGCTGATGGCCTCGCAGCTGCTGGACCGCAAGTCACCGCGCACCAAGATCAGCCAGCCGGACCGCAGCGGCAGCATCGGTAACGCCAGTCAATCAGGTAACGCACCTATGCTAAGTACACCTAATCTTAACAACGCACCCCTGCCGATGGGCCCGAGCGTGGTGGGTCCGGTACCGGTGGTGGGTATGTCCGCGCCCACCGGCAACGGCAACTgcggccagcagcagcagcagtgtgcCGGACCACGGCTGAACGGGAGTTCCTTTCCCGCGATGCCGCCACTGCCCGCCATGCACGTACCGGCGGCGGGATCGACGCACGACCCGAAGGGTggccagcaacagcagcaacagctcgCCGCTGCCGCGGCCAGTATGAACACGATCGGTATGCCTCCTCATGTACGTCCTTCTCCTTCTACAGCTATGTTCCAAACATCGAAAACGCCACAGAACATCAATCCGGTCGCGGCGGCCGCGCTCTACAACTCGATGAACCAGGCCCTCGGGACGGCCAGCCAGGTGAACCCGTTCTGTCTGCCACCGCCGGAACCCCGCGAGCACAATCCCGAGCAGAACGAGGCGCTCAGCCTTGTGGTGACGCCGAAAAAGAAGCGACATAAGGTGACCGACACGCGCATTACACCACGAACAGTGAGTAGAATTCTTGCTCAGGATGGCATTATTCCGTCCTCGAATCAGGTGCAAGTTGATTCACAACAACAAtctcaacaacagcagcagcagcagcagcagccgtcATCGCAGCAGCAatcgcagtcgcagcagcagcttccGCTGGGTGGAGCAAATAGCTGTCACGGGAGCGGTCTggggagcaacaacaacagcagcaacaacaacaacaacaacaacagctgcagcaaaaacaataacaacctGAGcgggcaacagcagcagcaacagcagcagcagcagtcccAATCGCAGGTTGCCTCGCAGCAATCGATCCcggcccagcagcagcaaacgcagCCTTCCCCGTTCAGCAGCCAGTCGGGCGGTCCGACCGGACAACCGACCGGTCCGACAACACCCACGGACTGCAAGTCGCCGAGGTCGTCCTTCCACGGGGCCGCCTCGTCGATGCTGCCCGTCTCACTGCCTACCTCGGTTGCGATTCCGAACCCATCGCTGCACGAGTCGCAAGTCTTTTCGCCCTACAGCCCCTTCTTCAATCCGCACGGTCCGCACGGTGGGCCGCACGGTCCACAGCCGTCGCAGTTCCACCACATGAAGGTGTCGTCGAGCCCGCCCGGCATCAACGGCATGCTGGACCCGCGCGATTCCCCGCCACTACCCCACCCGCCGACGATGCTGCATCCGGCCCTGCTGGCGGCCCATCACGGCAACTCACCGGACTACGGACATATCAGAGCGTCGATGGATGTCAACGATCGCAACTCCGACTGCACCTCCGCCGATATGTCCTTCAACGGAATGGAACCTACTATATCCTTTTCAAAGCTACAACTTTTTGATCCTTTTGTTGCAGC TAACCAATCCTTAACTCCGGTGAACTCGTCAACCCTGACGCCGATGCACCTGCGCAAGGCGAAGCTGATGTTCTTCTGGGTACGGTACCCAAGTTCAGCCGTGCTGAAGATGTACTTCCCGGACATCAAGTTCAACAAGAATAACACCGCCCAACTGGTCAAGTGGTTCTCCAATTTCAG